The following proteins are co-located in the Citrobacter freundii ATCC 8090 = MTCC 1658 = NBRC 12681 genome:
- the sufE gene encoding cysteine desulfuration protein SufE, with translation MAALPDKEKLLRNFLRCANWEEKYLYIIELGQRLPELNDDLRCPENSIQGCQSQVWIVMRQNGEGIIELQGDSDAAIVKGLIAVVFILYDRMTAQDIVNFDVRPWFEKMALAQHLTPSRSQGLEAMIRAIRAKAATLS, from the coding sequence ATGGCTGCGCTACCGGATAAAGAAAAGTTGTTGCGTAATTTTCTGCGTTGCGCTAATTGGGAAGAGAAATACCTGTACATTATTGAACTGGGTCAGCGTTTGCCGGAACTAAACGATGACTTACGCTGCCCGGAAAATAGCATTCAGGGATGCCAAAGCCAGGTATGGATTGTTATGCGTCAGAATGGTGAAGGGATTATTGAATTACAGGGCGACAGTGATGCGGCAATTGTGAAAGGGCTTATTGCCGTGGTATTCATTTTGTATGATCGCATGACGGCTCAGGATATTGTGAATTTTGATGTGCGCCCGTGGTTTGAAAAAATGGCGCTCGCACAGCATCTCACACCGTCTCGTTCACAAGGGCTGGAGGCGATGATTCGGGCTATTCGCGCCAAAGCCGCAACTCTTAGCTAA